In a single window of the Syntrophorhabdus sp. genome:
- a CDS encoding virulence RhuM family protein — protein MIKNLPAPGDSQIVIYQVESGTTRLEVRLQDETVWLTQNLMAELYQTTKQNISLHIQNIYEEGELDPEATVKKYLTVRPEGSRTVKRPLDYYNLDMIIAVGYRVKSGVATRFRQWATVRLREYVVKGFTLDDERLKGGSGLVDYFDELLARIREIRASEARVYQRIREIFALACDYREGEEETQRFFATMQNKMHHAATGMTAAEIVRRRADAGRTNMGLTSWKGGRVLKRDVGTAKNYLDTEEIDTLNRITVMFLDQAEFRAQRRQDISMRDWEIFLDKFLRDTELPVLSGPGMVSRNEALEWAEVQYDAFAERRRLETESEAEARYVEDLQTSAKTLETERKEQPGKKKRQSKGGKYGPGKGDNS, from the coding sequence ATGATTAAGAACCTGCCCGCCCCCGGCGACTCTCAGATTGTCATCTATCAGGTGGAATCCGGCACGACCCGCCTTGAGGTGCGGCTGCAGGATGAGACCGTCTGGTTGACACAGAACCTGATGGCAGAGCTGTACCAAACCACCAAGCAGAACATAAGCCTGCACATACAAAATATTTATGAAGAGGGCGAACTCGACCCGGAGGCAACCGTCAAGAAATACTTGACAGTTCGCCCGGAGGGCTCGCGGACGGTCAAGCGACCGCTAGATTATTACAACCTGGACATGATCATTGCGGTAGGTTACCGGGTCAAGTCCGGCGTTGCTACCCGGTTCCGCCAGTGGGCCACGGTTCGCCTTCGTGAATACGTCGTCAAGGGGTTTACGCTCGACGACGAACGGCTCAAGGGTGGCAGTGGGCTGGTGGACTACTTTGATGAACTGCTTGCGCGCATCCGAGAGATTCGCGCCAGTGAAGCACGCGTCTACCAACGCATCCGGGAGATCTTCGCGCTGGCCTGTGACTACCGGGAAGGCGAGGAGGAAACACAACGCTTTTTCGCCACCATGCAGAACAAGATGCACCATGCCGCCACCGGCATGACGGCTGCGGAGATCGTCCGGAGGCGAGCGGACGCAGGCAGGACCAACATGGGCCTGACCTCGTGGAAAGGTGGCCGGGTGCTGAAACGCGATGTGGGCACGGCCAAGAACTACCTCGATACCGAAGAGATCGACACGCTCAACCGCATCACGGTGATGTTCTTGGACCAAGCCGAGTTCCGCGCCCAGCGGCGACAGGACATCAGCATGCGCGATTGGGAGATCTTCCTCGACAAGTTCCTCCGCGATACCGAACTGCCGGTACTCTCCGGGCCGGGTATGGTCAGCCGCAACGAGGCTCTCGAATGGGCGGAGGTGCAGTACGACGCCTTTGCTGAGCGGAGACGGCTGGAAACAGAATCCGAGGCCGAGGCGCGGTATGTGGAAGACCTGCAAACTTCCG